A genomic window from Peromyscus maniculatus bairdii isolate BWxNUB_F1_BW_parent chromosome 1, HU_Pman_BW_mat_3.1, whole genome shotgun sequence includes:
- the Ube3a gene encoding ubiquitin-protein ligase E3A isoform X5 codes for MDNNAAAIKALELYKNNGKLCDPHPSKKGASSAYLENSKGTPNSDIKMNKDGKGAKPDFRDVNYLTEEIVYEILDVCRESEDYSPLIRVIGRIFSSAEALVMSFRKVKQHTKEELKSLQEKDEDKDEDEKEKAACSAAACSAAAACSAAAACSAAAACSAAAACSAAAACSAAAAAMEEDSEASSSRMGDSSQGDNNVPKLGPDEVTVDIDAIRRVYARLLANENLETAFLNALVYLSPNVECDLTYHSVYARDPNYLNLFIIVMENGNLHSPEYLEMALPLFCKAMCKLPLEAQGKLIRLWSKYSADHIRRMMETFQQLITFKVISNEFNSRNLVNDDDSIVAASKCLKMVYYANVVGGEVDTNHNEEDDEEPIPDSSELTLQELLGEERRNKKGPRVDPIETELGVKTLDCRKPLISFEEFINEPLNDVLEMDKDYTFFKVETENKFSFMTCPFILNAVTKNLGLYYDNRIRMYSERRITVLYSLVQGQQLNPYLRLKVRRDHIIDDALVRLEMIAMENPADLKKQLYVEFEGEQGVDEGGVSKEFFQLVVEEIFNPDIGMFTYDEATKLFWFNPSSFETEGQFTLIGIVLGLAIYNNCILDVHFPMVVYRKLMGKKGTFRDLGDSHPVLYQSLKDLLEYEGNVEDDMMITFQISQTDLFGNPMMYDLKENGDKIPITNENRKEFVNLYSDYILNKSVEKQFKAFRRGFHMVTNESPLKYLFRPEEIELLICGSRNLDFQALEETTEYDGGYTRESVLIREFWEVVHSFTDEQKRLFLQFTTGTDRAPVGGLGKLKMIIAKNGPDTERLPTSHTCFNVLLLPEYSNKEKLKERLLKAITYAKGFGML; via the exons ATGGATAACAATGCAGCAGCTATTAAAGCCCTTGAGctttataaaaataatggaaaactCTGTGATCCTCATCCCTCCAAGAAAGGAGCAAGCTCAGCTTACCTTGAGAACTCAAAAGGCACACCTAACTcagacataaaaatgaacaagGACGGAAAAGGAGCTAAGCCTGATTTTAGAG aTGTGAATTACCTAACTGAAGAGATAGTGTATGAAATTCTTGACGTATGTAGAGAAAGTGAGGATTACTCCCCTTTAATTCGAGTAATTGGAAGAATTTTTTCTAGTGCTGAGGCATTGGTTATGAGCTTTCGGAAAGTCAAACAACATACTAAGGAGGAATTGAAATCTCTTCAAGAAAAGGATGAAGACAAAGatgaagatgaaaaagaaaaagctgcatGTTCTGCTGCTGCAtgttctgctgctgctgcatgttctgctgctgctgcatgttctgctgctgctgcatgttctgctgctgctgcatgttctgctgctgctgcatgttctgctgctgctgctgctatggaAGAAGACTCAGAAGCATCTTCTTCAAGGATGGGTGATAGCTCACAGGGAGACAACAATGTACCAAAATTGGGTCCTGATGAAGTGACTGTGGATATTGATGCTATTAGAAGGGTCTATGCCAGATTGCTCGCTAATGAAAATTTAGAAACTGCCTTTCTCAATGCACTTGTGTATCTGTCACCTAACGTGGAATGTGACTTGACATATCATAGTGTGTATGCCCGAGATCCTAATTATCTCAATTTGTTCATTATTGTAATGGAGAATGGAAACCTCCACAGTCCTGAATATCTGGAAATGGCGCTGCCATTATTTTGCAAAGCTATGTGTAAGCTACCCCTTGAAGCTCAAGGAAAACTGATTAGACTTTGGTCTAAATACAGTGCAGATCATATTCGGAGAATGATGGAAACATTTCAGCAACTTATTACGTTCAAAGTCATAAGCAATGAATTTAATAGCCGAAATCTAGTGAATGATGATGATTCCATTGTTGCTGCTTCAAAGTGTTTGAAAATGGTTTACTATGCAAATGTAGtgggaggggaagtggacacaaatcACAATGAGGAAGATGATGAAGAGCCCATACCTGATTCCAGTGAATTGACATTGCAGGAGCTTTTGGGAGAGGAACGAAGAAACAAGAAAGGTCCTCGGGTGGACCCAATAGAAACTGAACTTGGTGTTAAAACTCTAGATTGTCGAAAACCACTTATCTCCTTTGAAGAATTCATTAATGAACCACTGAATGATGTTCTAGAAATGGATAAAGATTATACCTTTTTCAAAGTTGAAACAGAGAACAAATTCTCTTTTATGACATGTCCCTTTATATTGAATGCTGTCACAAAGAATTTGGGATTATATTATGACAATAGAATTCGCATGTACAGTGAACGAAGAATCACTGTTCTCTACAGCTTAGTTCAAGGACAGCAGTTGAATCCATATTTGAGACTCAAAGTCAGACGTGATCATATCATAGATGATGCACTTGTCCGG CTAGAGATGATTGCTATGGAAAATCCTGCAGACTTGAAGAAGCAGTTGTATGTGGAATTTGAAGGAGAACAAGGAGTGGATGAGGGAGGTGTTTCCAAAGAATTTTTTCAGTTGGTTGTGGAGGAaatctttaatccagatattg gTATGTTCACATATGATGAAGCTACAAAATTATTTTGGTTTAATCCATCTTCTTTTGAGACTGAGGGTCAGTTTACTCTGATTGGCATAGTCCTCGGTCTGGCTATTTACAATAACTGTATACTGGATGTCCATTTTCCCATGGTTGTCTACAGGAAGCTAATGGGGAAAAAAGGAACCTTTCGTGACTTGGGAGACTCTCACCCA GTTTTATATCAGAGTTTAAAGGACTTATTGGAATATGAAGGGAATGTGGAAGATGATATGATGATCACTTTCCAGATATCACAAACAGATCTCTTTGGTAACCCAATGATGTATGATCTAAAGGAAAATGGTGATAAAATTCCAAttacaaatgaaaacaggaaG GAATTTGTCAATCTCTATTCTGACTACATTCTCAATAAATCAGTAGAAAAACAGTTCAAAGCATTTCGCAGAGGTTTTCATATGGTGACTAATGAATCTCCCTTAAAGTACCTATTCAGACCAGAAGAGATTGAATTGCTTATATGTGGAAGCCGG AATCTAGATTTCCAGGCACTAGAAGAAACTACAGAATATGACGGTGGCTATACCAGAGAATCTGTTTTGATTAG GGAGTTCTGGGAAGTTGTTCATTCATTTACAGATGAACAGAAAAGACTCTTCTTACAGTTTACAACAGGCACAGACAGAGCACCTGTTGGAGGGCTGGGAAAATTGAAGATGATCATAGCCAAAAATGGCCCAGACACAGAAAG GTTACCTACATCTCATACTTGCTTTAATGTCCTTTTACTTCCGGAAtattcaaacaaagaaaaacttaaagagaGATTGTTGAAGGCCATCACATATGCCAAAGGATTTGGCATGCTGTaa